A region of Desulfuromonas thiophila DNA encodes the following proteins:
- a CDS encoding methyl-accepting chemotaxis protein, which produces MSIRLKLILTGIGLFSGCLLLALIAIWSLHRIEQDFVEFKDVSMAGKVALLEISRDVNYVSRLTRNIMLGSDIDKDLAALDQTIAAIEKAYQVLEQRSATAEESRLIADAKAATLAFVEDGRRHVRGLKTLPVAERAASYADYHRTATPLAMQSREVFPKIIAAKDAQADAGLLAVQQRIHRLELMLYVALPVLLLAIVGIFVAMGRNVARPISQLARMADAIGRGDLAARLQLQSRDELRHLADTMNQMAAMLAGRADLAEAIAAGQLTGEVAVLSDKDRLGLAYRQMFHSLNDSLSRVNEAALQIDRKAVQVEEASQNLSQGATESAASLEQISSSLQQMAGQTKHNADNAHQVNQLSSQAKQAAEEGNQKMRRMVEAMDDIRTAGQNINRIIKVIDEIAFQTNLLALNAAVEAARAGQHGKGFAVVAEEVRNLAARSAKAARETADLIAGSTAKTENGSEIASQTAQSLEAIFTGVSKVSDLAEEIAAASSDQAEGISQISQGLGQIDQVIQQNTATAEESASAAEELAHEAAELLQMLQRFILRDGSRPALAKPAARQPAARPAAQPGRTSWGAPTAGKTAQIALDDNAFEHF; this is translated from the coding sequence ATGAGCATCCGCCTCAAACTCATTCTGACCGGCATCGGCCTGTTCAGCGGCTGCCTGCTGCTGGCCCTGATCGCCATCTGGAGTCTGCACCGCATCGAGCAGGATTTCGTAGAGTTCAAGGACGTCTCCATGGCCGGCAAGGTGGCGCTGCTGGAAATCAGTCGCGATGTCAACTATGTCAGCCGGCTGACACGCAACATCATGCTCGGCTCCGATATCGACAAGGATCTGGCCGCTCTTGACCAAACAATTGCTGCCATCGAAAAGGCCTATCAGGTGTTGGAACAACGCTCCGCCACGGCCGAGGAAAGCCGCCTGATCGCAGACGCCAAGGCCGCCACCCTGGCCTTTGTCGAGGATGGCCGCCGCCATGTGCGCGGCCTGAAAACCCTGCCGGTGGCCGAGCGCGCCGCCAGCTATGCCGACTACCATCGCACGGCCACGCCGCTGGCCATGCAGTCACGCGAGGTGTTTCCCAAGATCATTGCCGCCAAGGATGCCCAGGCCGACGCGGGCCTGCTGGCGGTACAGCAGCGCATCCACCGGCTGGAGCTGATGCTCTACGTCGCCCTGCCGGTGCTGCTGCTGGCCATTGTCGGTATCTTTGTCGCCATGGGCCGCAACGTGGCCCGCCCCATCAGCCAGTTGGCCCGGATGGCCGATGCCATCGGCCGGGGCGATCTGGCCGCCCGCCTGCAACTGCAGTCACGTGACGAGCTGCGCCATCTGGCCGACACCATGAACCAGATGGCCGCCATGCTGGCCGGCCGCGCCGATCTGGCCGAAGCCATCGCCGCCGGCCAACTGACCGGCGAGGTCGCGGTGCTGTCGGACAAGGACCGCCTCGGCCTGGCCTATCGCCAGATGTTCCATTCGCTCAATGATTCTCTCAGCCGGGTCAACGAAGCCGCCCTGCAGATCGACCGCAAGGCGGTCCAGGTGGAGGAAGCCAGTCAGAATCTGTCTCAGGGCGCGACGGAGTCGGCGGCGTCCCTGGAGCAGATTTCCAGCTCCCTGCAGCAGATGGCGGGCCAAACCAAGCACAATGCCGACAATGCCCACCAGGTCAATCAGCTTTCCAGCCAGGCCAAGCAGGCGGCGGAAGAGGGTAACCAGAAGATGCGCCGCATGGTCGAAGCGATGGACGATATCCGCACGGCCGGCCAGAACATCAACCGCATCATCAAGGTCATTGACGAGATCGCCTTTCAGACCAATCTGCTGGCGCTCAATGCCGCGGTCGAGGCCGCCCGCGCCGGCCAGCATGGCAAGGGCTTCGCCGTGGTGGCCGAGGAGGTCCGCAATCTGGCGGCGCGCAGCGCCAAGGCCGCCCGCGAAACGGCCGATCTGATCGCCGGTTCAACCGCCAAAACCGAAAACGGCAGCGAGATCGCCAGCCAGACCGCGCAGTCCCTCGAAGCCATCTTCACCGGCGTTTCGAAGGTGTCGGATCTGGCCGAGGAGATTGCCGCCGCCTCCAGCGACCAGGCCGAGGGCATCAGCCAGATCAGCCAGGGCTTGGGCCAGATCGATCAGGTCATTCAGCAGAACACCGCCACCGCCGAGGAAAGCGCCAGTGCCGCCGAGGAACTGGCTCATGAGGCGGCGGAGTTGCTGCAAATGCTGCAGCGTTTTATTCTCCGAGACGGCAGCCGGCCGGCGCTGGCAAAACCGGCGGCGCGCCAACCGGCCGCCAGGCCCGCCGCCCAGCCAGGCCGCACCAGCTGGGGAGCGCCCACGGCCGGCAAAACAGCCCAGATCGCGCTGGACGACAACGCCTTCGAGCATTTCTGA
- a CDS encoding response regulator transcription factor, which yields MSDKETILIVEDEEDILALIHYNLSRAGYTVLSATCGEEGLALARQQQPDLVLLDLMLPGMDGLEVCRRLKSQDDTRRLPVIMITAKGEEADIVTGLELGAADYVTKPFSPRVLLARIKAVLRRDTEPVESAAATEPVCIERHGLSIHPGRNEVLVEGERVELTYTEFRVLHFLASRPGWVFTRYQIVNAVRGEDYSVTDRAVDVQIVGLRRKLGPCGHCIETVRGVGYRFRD from the coding sequence ATGAGCGATAAAGAAACGATTTTGATTGTCGAGGACGAGGAAGACATTCTCGCCCTGATTCACTACAACCTCAGCCGCGCCGGTTATACCGTGCTCAGTGCCACCTGTGGCGAGGAGGGGTTGGCGCTGGCCCGCCAGCAGCAGCCGGACCTGGTGTTGCTCGATCTGATGCTGCCGGGGATGGATGGCCTGGAGGTGTGCCGCCGGCTGAAAAGCCAGGACGACACCCGCCGCCTGCCGGTGATCATGATCACGGCCAAGGGGGAGGAAGCCGATATCGTTACCGGGCTGGAGCTGGGCGCGGCCGACTATGTCACCAAGCCGTTCAGTCCGCGGGTGCTGCTGGCGCGCATCAAGGCGGTGCTGCGGCGTGACACCGAGCCGGTCGAAAGTGCTGCGGCGACCGAGCCGGTGTGCATTGAACGCCATGGCCTGTCGATCCACCCCGGCCGCAACGAGGTGCTGGTCGAGGGCGAGCGGGTTGAACTGACCTATACCGAGTTCCGGGTGCTGCATTTCCTGGCCAGCCGGCCCGGCTGGGTGTTCACCCGCTACCAGATCGTCAATGCCGTGCGCGGTGAGGATTATTCGGTGACCGATCGCGCCGTCGATGTGCAGATCGTCGGCCTGCGGCGCAAACTCGGCCCCTGCGGCCACTGCATCGAAACCGTGCGCGGCGTCGGCTACCGTTTCCGCGACTGA
- a CDS encoding PP2C family protein-serine/threonine phosphatase translates to MSDWLLLVSEREELGAVLHQALKSNYRLLRADTPARADALLRRLPALVLLDGLLPAAPAWAAFCLGCECSGRPTLLCCLAAEEARNTGGLPDDWLVLPQLAPPAVLRLLVRSLLQRAQAQMERDLAQGRLFEREQKLHESLRSAVAIQQSLMPIRFPDLPDYAFASCFSPCESVGGDLFNLMQLDEDWLALYMLDVSGHGVPAAMVTVSLFQALSPQTGRLVKQRDGQDGYRLVPPAEVLSRLDQEYPFERFDAFFTISYLLLHPASGTLRYASGAHPPPLLLQADGHSRFLDCDGTLIGLGGLVPFEEERCQLQPGDRLFLYTDGILEHENGRGVQFGRDRLLEVLQASRQLPLQRQCDRLLEVVHAFGHGQPPTDDVTLLAVQRRPEAAA, encoded by the coding sequence ATGAGCGACTGGCTGTTACTGGTGAGTGAGCGGGAAGAGCTGGGAGCGGTGTTGCATCAGGCGCTGAAGTCGAACTACCGCCTGTTGCGGGCCGATACGCCAGCGCGGGCCGATGCCCTGTTGCGGCGGCTGCCGGCGCTGGTGTTGCTGGATGGCCTGCTGCCCGCCGCGCCGGCCTGGGCTGCCTTCTGCCTGGGGTGCGAGTGCAGTGGCCGGCCCACCCTGCTGTGCTGCCTGGCGGCCGAGGAGGCGCGTAACACCGGTGGCCTGCCTGACGACTGGCTGGTGTTGCCGCAGCTGGCGCCACCGGCGGTACTGCGCCTGCTGGTACGCAGTCTGCTGCAGCGGGCGCAGGCGCAGATGGAGCGCGATCTGGCCCAAGGGCGCCTGTTCGAGCGCGAACAGAAACTGCACGAAAGCCTGCGCTCGGCGGTGGCCATTCAGCAGAGCCTGATGCCGATCCGCTTTCCCGATCTGCCGGACTATGCTTTCGCCAGCTGCTTCTCGCCCTGCGAATCGGTCGGTGGCGATCTGTTCAACCTGATGCAGCTGGACGAGGACTGGCTGGCGCTGTACATGCTCGATGTCAGCGGCCATGGTGTGCCGGCGGCGATGGTGACGGTGTCGCTTTTTCAGGCGCTGTCGCCCCAGACCGGCCGCCTGGTCAAGCAGCGTGACGGCCAGGACGGTTACCGCCTGGTGCCGCCTGCCGAGGTGCTCAGTCGGTTGGATCAGGAATATCCCTTCGAGCGGTTCGACGCCTTTTTTACCATCAGCTATCTGCTGCTGCACCCCGCCAGCGGTACCCTGCGTTATGCCAGCGGCGCCCATCCGCCGCCGCTGCTGTTGCAGGCGGATGGCCACAGCCGCTTTCTCGATTGCGACGGTACCCTCATCGGCCTTGGCGGGCTGGTGCCCTTTGAGGAAGAGCGTTGTCAGCTGCAACCGGGTGACCGGCTGTTTCTGTATACCGACGGCATTCTTGAGCATGAGAATGGCCGGGGTGTCCAGTTCGGCCGCGACCGCTTGCTGGAGGTGCTGCAGGCCAGTCGTCAGTTGCCGCTGCAGCGCCAGTGCGACCGCCTGCTGGAGGTGGTCCATGCCTTTGGTCATGGTCAGCCGCCGACCGACGACGTGACCCTGCTGGCGGTGCAGCGCCGGCCCGAGGCGGCGGCCTGA
- a CDS encoding NAD(P)-dependent oxidoreductase: MNTEKPQLGFIGAGLMGLPMALNLLRAGYPLTVWNRDGAKCAPLVAAGARQVATPLEVVAAAEVTFSMLADPAAALAVCFSPHGVIQGVGPGKAYVEMSTIDPETACKIGISVQARGALFLEAPVSGSTPQAQAGELVIMTAGDEALYHQIGDLLALLGKKHLYLGEVGAASSMKLAVNMLMGGMMAAFCEALTLVQTAGLDGQAFLEILAAGALAAPIFQAKGDKIRRADTATPQFPLKHMQKDLRLAVQLGDVHHVPLAVTAAANELYKRACQCGLEEADMAALFETLQARSLPGWGKPLGAFGKKR, from the coding sequence ATGAACACGGAGAAACCCCAACTTGGTTTTATCGGCGCCGGCCTGATGGGTCTGCCCATGGCCCTGAACCTGCTGCGGGCCGGTTATCCGCTGACCGTGTGGAACCGCGATGGCGCCAAGTGTGCGCCGCTGGTGGCGGCCGGGGCGCGGCAGGTGGCCACGCCGCTGGAGGTGGTGGCCGCGGCGGAGGTGACCTTTTCGATGCTGGCTGATCCGGCGGCGGCGCTGGCGGTGTGTTTTTCACCCCATGGGGTGATTCAGGGCGTGGGGCCGGGCAAGGCCTATGTCGAGATGTCGACCATCGACCCGGAGACGGCCTGCAAGATCGGCATTTCGGTGCAGGCGCGCGGTGCCCTGTTTCTGGAGGCGCCGGTGTCGGGCTCGACGCCGCAGGCGCAGGCCGGCGAGTTGGTCATCATGACGGCGGGTGACGAGGCGCTGTATCACCAGATCGGGGATCTTCTGGCCCTGTTGGGCAAGAAGCATCTTTATCTGGGCGAGGTGGGTGCCGCGTCGAGCATGAAGCTGGCGGTCAACATGCTGATGGGCGGCATGATGGCGGCCTTCTGCGAGGCCCTGACCCTGGTGCAGACGGCCGGGCTTGATGGGCAGGCATTTCTGGAGATTCTGGCTGCCGGCGCCCTGGCCGCGCCGATCTTTCAGGCCAAGGGCGACAAGATTCGCCGGGCCGACACGGCGACACCGCAGTTTCCGCTCAAGCACATGCAGAAGGACCTGCGGCTGGCGGTGCAGCTGGGCGATGTGCACCATGTACCGCTGGCGGTGACGGCGGCGGCCAACGAACTGTACAAGCGCGCCTGTCAGTGTGGTCTGGAAGAGGCCGACATGGCGGCGCTGTTTGAAACCCTGCAGGCGCGTTCGCTGCCTGGCTGGGGTAAGCCGTTGGGGGCTTTTGGCAAGAAACGCTGA
- the uvrB gene encoding excinuclease ABC subunit UvrB: MAQFVLKSPYAPAGDQPQAIAELVEGLRQGVPHQVLLGVTGSGKTFTMANVVAQVQRPTLVLAHNKTLAAQLYGEFRELFPANAVEYFVSYYDYYQPEAYVPSTDTFIEKDSAINEEIDKLRHSATRSLLTRRDVLIVASVSCIYGLGSPEAYYGMLVGLETGMSLERNALLKKLVEIQYERHDADFHRGSFRVRGDSVEVFPAYEENLALRIEFFGDEIDAISEIDPLTGKVIDRLERTSIFPASHYVATRPALERAIKQIQDELQQRIAWFRERNELVQAQRIEQRTLFDIEIMEEMGYCQGIENYSRYLDGRRPGAPPATLFDYFPADALLIIDESHVSVSQIGAMYRGDRSRKETLVAHGFRLPSALDNRPLTFDEFEAKNLQTIYVSATPADYELTKAAGVVVEQIVRPTGLVDPPISVRPAREQVDDLIGEIRATLTRQGRVLVTTLTKRMAEDLTGYLEELDLRVRYLHSDIDTVERMEIIRSLRQGDFDILIGINLLREGLDIPEVELVAVLDADKEGFLRSERSLIQTCGRAARNVNGHVILYGDKITRSMQACIDETERRRAQQLAFNAEHGITPRSVTKSLRTILEDLTLAEAELPQVAETPAAWHDPAALGREIRRTREAMLAAAAELDFEQAAQLRDRLLVLEKQQLGLP, translated from the coding sequence ATGGCCCAGTTCGTTCTCAAATCGCCTTATGCCCCGGCCGGCGACCAGCCGCAGGCCATCGCCGAACTGGTCGAAGGGTTGCGCCAGGGGGTGCCCCATCAGGTGCTGCTGGGCGTCACCGGCAGCGGCAAGACCTTCACCATGGCCAACGTGGTGGCGCAGGTGCAGCGTCCGACCCTGGTGCTGGCCCACAACAAAACCCTGGCGGCGCAGCTCTACGGCGAGTTCCGCGAGCTGTTCCCCGCCAATGCCGTCGAATACTTTGTGTCGTATTACGACTACTATCAGCCCGAGGCCTATGTTCCCAGCACCGACACCTTCATCGAGAAGGATTCGGCCATCAATGAAGAGATTGACAAGCTGCGCCACAGCGCCACCCGCAGCCTGCTGACGCGGCGCGACGTGCTCATCGTTGCCTCGGTGTCCTGCATCTACGGCCTGGGTTCGCCGGAAGCCTACTACGGCATGCTGGTCGGGCTGGAAACGGGCATGAGCCTGGAGCGCAACGCCCTGCTGAAGAAGCTGGTCGAGATTCAGTACGAGCGCCATGACGCCGACTTTCATCGCGGCAGTTTCCGTGTGCGCGGCGACAGTGTCGAGGTGTTCCCGGCCTATGAGGAGAATCTGGCCCTGCGTATCGAGTTTTTTGGCGACGAGATCGACGCCATCAGCGAGATCGATCCGCTCACCGGCAAGGTGATCGACCGGCTGGAACGCACCAGCATCTTTCCCGCCAGCCATTATGTCGCCACCCGACCGGCACTGGAGCGCGCCATCAAGCAGATTCAGGACGAGCTGCAGCAGCGCATCGCCTGGTTTCGGGAGCGCAACGAACTGGTGCAGGCCCAGCGCATCGAACAGCGCACCCTGTTCGATATTGAAATCATGGAGGAAATGGGCTACTGCCAGGGCATCGAGAACTATTCGCGCTATCTCGACGGCCGCCGGCCCGGCGCGCCGCCGGCCACCCTGTTCGACTACTTTCCTGCCGATGCCCTGCTGATCATCGACGAAAGTCACGTCAGCGTGTCGCAGATCGGCGCCATGTACCGCGGCGATCGTTCGCGCAAGGAAACCCTGGTGGCCCACGGCTTCCGCCTGCCGAGCGCGCTGGACAATCGGCCGCTGACCTTTGACGAGTTCGAAGCCAAAAACCTGCAGACCATCTATGTGTCGGCCACGCCGGCCGACTACGAACTGACCAAGGCGGCCGGGGTGGTGGTGGAGCAGATCGTGCGGCCCACCGGCCTGGTCGATCCGCCCATCAGCGTGCGGCCGGCGCGCGAGCAGGTCGATGACCTGATCGGTGAAATCCGCGCCACCCTGACGCGCCAGGGCCGGGTGCTGGTCACCACCCTGACCAAGCGCATGGCCGAGGATCTCACCGGTTATCTGGAAGAGCTCGATCTGCGGGTGCGCTATCTGCATTCCGACATCGACACCGTCGAGCGCATGGAGATCATCCGCAGCCTGCGCCAGGGTGACTTCGATATCCTCATCGGCATCAACCTGCTGCGTGAAGGGCTCGACATCCCCGAGGTCGAGCTGGTGGCCGTGCTCGACGCCGACAAGGAAGGCTTTTTGCGCAGTGAACGCTCGCTGATCCAGACCTGCGGCCGCGCCGCCCGCAATGTCAATGGCCACGTTATTCTCTACGGCGACAAGATTACCCGTTCCATGCAGGCCTGCATCGACGAAACCGAGCGCCGTCGCGCCCAGCAGCTGGCCTTCAACGCCGAACATGGCATCACGCCACGCAGCGTCACTAAATCACTGCGTACCATTCTGGAGGATCTGACCCTGGCCGAGGCGGAGCTGCCGCAGGTGGCCGAAACCCCGGCCGCCTGGCACGATCCGGCCGCCCTGGGCCGGGAAATCCGCCGCACCCGCGAGGCCATGCTGGCGGCCGCCGCCGAACTGGACTTTGAACAAGCGGCCCAGCTGCGTGACCGCCTGCTGGTGCTGGAAAAACAGCAGCTGGGGCTGCCCTGA